The following proteins come from a genomic window of Hymenobacter canadensis:
- a CDS encoding NAD(P)H-hydrate dehydratase, producing the protein MKLLTAAQTRALDQATTQAQRISSVELMERAATACTNWLLDQLQPAFSTEIHVFCGPGNDGGDGLAVARQLHTAGYAPQVWLLPAEKHSADFLHNQQQLPEAIRCQELSARRLPPLPAGALVLDALFGTGLTRTLEGLPATVVKHLNQSAATVVAVDIPSGLLADAPQPASSAIVRAHHTLSFELPKLAFLLPRNAEFVGEWTVLPIGLDQPFIHNTTVDNYFVDAALLAGRLPQRARFSHKGTFGHALLLAGSYGKLGAAVLAAQACLRGGVGLLTIRTPGVGYTILQTAVPEAMALPDPASDFVTELPELHPYAAVGMGPGLGQEESTAEVLRLLLQQVGSRRALVLDADALNLLGTHRELLQKLPPNTLLTPHPKEFERLVGEPALDDYHRLDQLRAFCREHRCYCVLKGAYTALGTPDGPVYFNSTGNPGMATGGSGDVLTGLLLALRADQRLSPLDAALLGVYAHGRAGDLAAAESGEPGLIAGDLVRFIGPALRELEGDL; encoded by the coding sequence ATGAAACTCCTCACCGCCGCCCAGACCCGCGCCCTCGACCAGGCCACCACGCAAGCCCAGCGCATCAGCTCGGTGGAGCTGATGGAGCGCGCGGCCACGGCCTGCACCAACTGGCTGCTCGACCAGCTGCAGCCAGCGTTCAGCACCGAAATCCACGTGTTCTGCGGGCCTGGCAACGACGGCGGCGACGGGCTGGCCGTGGCGCGGCAGCTGCACACGGCCGGCTACGCGCCACAGGTCTGGCTGCTGCCGGCCGAAAAGCACTCTGCCGATTTCCTGCACAACCAGCAGCAACTGCCCGAAGCCATCCGCTGCCAGGAACTGAGCGCCCGCCGTCTGCCGCCGCTGCCGGCCGGCGCGCTGGTGCTGGATGCGCTGTTCGGGACCGGGCTTACGCGGACGCTGGAAGGTTTGCCAGCTACCGTCGTGAAGCATCTGAACCAGTCGGCGGCTACGGTGGTAGCCGTGGATATACCCTCGGGCCTGCTCGCCGACGCGCCCCAGCCTGCCAGCTCGGCCATCGTGCGCGCCCACCACACGCTCAGCTTCGAGCTGCCGAAACTGGCGTTTCTGCTGCCGCGCAACGCGGAGTTTGTGGGCGAGTGGACGGTACTGCCCATCGGGCTGGATCAGCCGTTTATCCACAACACAACTGTGGATAACTACTTCGTGGATGCCGCTTTACTGGCGGGCCGGCTGCCGCAGCGGGCGCGGTTTTCACACAAAGGCACTTTCGGGCACGCGCTGCTGCTGGCCGGCAGCTACGGTAAGCTGGGCGCGGCCGTGCTGGCGGCGCAGGCCTGCCTGCGCGGTGGCGTGGGGTTGCTCACGATCCGGACGCCGGGCGTGGGCTACACCATCCTGCAAACGGCCGTACCCGAGGCCATGGCCCTCCCCGACCCGGCCTCTGACTTCGTGACCGAGCTACCCGAGTTGCACCCGTACGCTGCCGTGGGCATGGGCCCCGGGCTGGGCCAGGAGGAATCCACGGCGGAAGTGCTGCGGCTGTTGCTCCAACAGGTAGGAAGCCGGCGAGCGCTGGTGCTGGATGCCGATGCCCTCAACTTACTAGGCACGCACCGTGAGCTGCTTCAGAAGCTGCCGCCCAATACGCTGCTCACTCCTCACCCCAAGGAGTTCGAACGGCTGGTGGGCGAGCCGGCCCTCGACGACTACCACCGCCTGGACCAGTTACGCGCCTTCTGCCGGGAGCACCGCTGCTACTGCGTGCTCAAAGGCGCGTACACGGCGCTGGGCACCCCCGACGGCCCGGTATACTTCAATAGCACCGGCAACCCCGGCATGGCCACCGGCGGCAGCGGCGACGTGCTGACCGGCCTGCTGCTGGCCCTGCGCGCCGACCAGCGCCTTTCGCCCCTGGATGCGGCGCTGCTGGGCGTATATGCCCACGGCCGCGCCGGCGACCTGGCCGCCGCCGAATCCGGCGAGCCGGGCCTGATAGCCGGCGACCTGGTGCGGTTTATCGGGCCGGCGTTGCGCGAGCTGGAAGGCGACCTGTAG
- a CDS encoding inorganic diphosphatase, which translates to MAHFNPWHDVERGDDAPKVVNGIIEIPKGSKGKYELDKTSGLLKLDRVLFSAVHYPAAYGFIPKTYCDDNDPLDILVLCSVDIVPMCLVEAKVIGVMQMIDGDEEDDKIIAVAAHDISVNHFNDIADLPPHTLNEMQRFFEDYKALEHKHVSVERFMGREDAYRIIEQSIKLYNETFPNGSATEQTTKSTGVEL; encoded by the coding sequence ATGGCTCATTTTAATCCCTGGCACGATGTGGAGCGCGGCGACGACGCCCCAAAGGTGGTAAACGGCATCATCGAAATTCCAAAAGGCTCCAAAGGCAAGTACGAGCTGGACAAAACCAGCGGCCTGCTGAAGCTGGACCGGGTGCTGTTCTCGGCTGTGCACTATCCGGCCGCCTACGGCTTCATCCCGAAAACCTACTGCGACGACAACGACCCGCTGGATATTCTGGTGCTGTGCTCGGTGGATATCGTGCCCATGTGCCTGGTGGAGGCCAAGGTTATCGGCGTGATGCAGATGATTGACGGCGACGAGGAAGACGACAAAATCATTGCGGTGGCCGCCCACGATATTTCCGTGAACCACTTCAACGACATTGCCGACCTGCCCCCGCATACACTCAACGAAATGCAGCGCTTCTTCGAGGACTACAAAGCCCTGGAGCACAAGCATGTAAGCGTGGAGCGTTTCATGGGCCGCGAAGATGCCTACCGCATCATCGAGCAAAGCATCAAGCTCTACAACGAAACCTTCCCGAACGGCTCTGCCACCGAGCAGACCACCAAATCTACGGGCGTGGAGCTGTAA
- the msrB gene encoding peptide-methionine (R)-S-oxide reductase MsrB, with product MQTWNDVIRLANHGSPTPPRRVEKTDAEWRQQLTAEQYHVTREHGTERAFTGEYCEAHESGLYACVCCGTPLYDSRTKFESGTGWPSFTQPVDESAIRYKKDTSYGMTRVEVLCNVCDAHQGHVFPDGPPPGGLRLCINSASVKLVSEAKEATKTDSAA from the coding sequence ATGCAAACCTGGAATGATGTAATCCGGCTGGCCAACCACGGCAGCCCCACCCCGCCCCGGCGGGTAGAAAAGACCGATGCTGAGTGGCGGCAGCAGCTCACCGCCGAGCAGTACCACGTTACGCGGGAGCACGGCACCGAGCGCGCCTTTACCGGCGAATACTGCGAAGCCCACGAGTCTGGCCTCTACGCCTGCGTGTGCTGCGGTACTCCGCTCTACGACTCGCGCACCAAGTTCGAGAGCGGCACCGGCTGGCCCAGCTTCACGCAGCCCGTCGACGAAAGCGCCATTCGCTACAAGAAAGACACCAGCTACGGCATGACCCGCGTGGAAGTGCTCTGCAACGTCTGCGACGCCCACCAGGGCCACGTATTCCCCGACGGCCCTCCTCCCGGTGGCCTGCGCCTGTGCATCAACTCGGCCAGCGTGAAGCTGGTGAGTGAGGCCAAAGAAGCCACCAAAACCGACTCAGCGGCTTAA
- the sdaAA gene encoding L-serine ammonia-lyase, iron-sulfur-dependent, subunit alpha: MSLLFTDFASWRAHCAATGEPLYQPVLAYEIEQKGRTEDQIWDGLQRAYDVMRDAVQTGLTQDMTSRSGMINNGAKKIAASPVTVLSPEFKQLVTRAMGAKEVNSCMGRVVAAPTAGASGILPGVLVTLQELHKLSDRQILEGLLVAAGVALIIEQNASLAGAVGGCQAETGSAAAMGSGAIVYCLGGTVDQTFAAVAVTIQCMLGLICDPVAGLVEVPCVVRNASAAAIAFSSAQIAIAGIDPVIPVDQCVAALGEVGQSMETRYKETALGGLANTPRGREIEKMVLVQDVHILPDEGE; this comes from the coding sequence ATGTCGCTGCTTTTCACTGATTTTGCCTCCTGGCGCGCGCACTGCGCCGCCACCGGTGAGCCCCTCTACCAACCCGTGCTGGCCTACGAAATCGAGCAGAAAGGCCGCACGGAAGACCAGATCTGGGACGGCCTGCAACGGGCCTACGACGTGATGCGCGACGCCGTGCAGACTGGCCTTACCCAGGACATGACCTCGCGCTCGGGCATGATCAACAACGGCGCGAAGAAGATTGCGGCCTCGCCGGTCACGGTCCTGTCGCCGGAGTTCAAGCAGCTCGTTACGCGGGCTATGGGCGCCAAGGAGGTGAACTCCTGCATGGGCCGGGTGGTGGCCGCGCCCACCGCCGGGGCCTCGGGCATCCTGCCCGGCGTACTCGTGACGTTGCAGGAGCTGCATAAGCTCTCCGACCGCCAGATTCTGGAAGGCCTGCTGGTGGCGGCCGGCGTAGCGCTCATCATCGAGCAGAATGCCTCGCTCGCGGGGGCCGTGGGCGGCTGCCAGGCCGAAACCGGCTCGGCGGCGGCTATGGGCAGCGGGGCCATCGTCTACTGCCTGGGTGGCACCGTCGACCAGACGTTTGCGGCCGTAGCCGTCACCATTCAGTGCATGCTGGGCCTCATCTGCGACCCGGTGGCGGGGCTGGTGGAAGTGCCCTGCGTGGTGCGCAATGCCTCGGCGGCCGCCATTGCCTTCAGCTCCGCCCAGATTGCCATTGCCGGCATCGACCCCGTTATTCCCGTAGACCAGTGCGTGGCGGCGCTCGGCGAAGTGGGCCAGAGCATGGAAACCCGCTACAAGGAAACCGCCCTCGGTGGCCTCGCCAACACACCCCGCGGCCGCGAAATCGAGAAGATGGTGCTGGTGCAGGACGTCCATATTCTGCCCGACGAAGGCGAATAA
- a CDS encoding UbiA family prenyltransferase → MPTSSAPSTGPVAPAALLRRAADAVLYSSTWLALAALGLTWATFLAWQVAMLPRLGLLIFAATLFLYNIDSVLPYKFRQQQQLSGRKRWMLAHRRSMLVLALGALAVAGGLFLADGWQRLTWFLSHLTAISLLYSLPLLQWRGRWWALRDLPLLKVFLIAYVWAAVTVWVPALALGREPAAPPVLLVFAQRFLFILALAFVFDIRDYTKDRLMGTRTFPGVFGVQATKYVALAALVLANLLPPVPPSVAQLVVLSAPSVAGAALIWHAHESRPDYYFALFTDGVMLLQFLAVYVAAGL, encoded by the coding sequence ATGCCTACCTCATCTGCCCCTTCCACCGGCCCTGTTGCGCCAGCCGCGCTTTTGCGCCGCGCCGCCGATGCCGTCCTCTACAGCAGCACGTGGCTGGCGCTGGCCGCGCTCGGCCTCACCTGGGCTACTTTTCTGGCCTGGCAGGTCGCTATGCTGCCGCGCCTGGGGCTGCTCATTTTTGCGGCCACGCTCTTTCTCTACAACATTGACAGCGTGCTGCCCTACAAGTTCCGGCAGCAGCAGCAGCTGTCGGGGCGCAAGCGCTGGATGCTGGCGCATCGGCGGTCCATGCTGGTATTAGCCCTGGGGGCGCTGGCCGTGGCGGGCGGGTTGTTTCTGGCGGATGGCTGGCAGCGCCTGACTTGGTTTCTGAGCCATCTGACGGCTATTTCGCTGCTCTACTCGCTGCCACTGCTGCAGTGGCGGGGCCGCTGGTGGGCCCTGCGCGACCTGCCGCTGCTCAAAGTCTTCCTCATTGCCTACGTGTGGGCCGCCGTGACGGTGTGGGTGCCGGCCCTGGCCCTGGGCCGCGAGCCGGCGGCCCCGCCCGTGCTGCTGGTCTTTGCCCAACGCTTCCTGTTTATTCTGGCCCTGGCGTTTGTCTTCGACATCCGCGACTACACCAAAGACCGCCTGATGGGCACCCGTACGTTCCCTGGCGTGTTCGGCGTGCAGGCCACCAAATACGTGGCGCTGGCGGCGCTGGTGCTGGCCAACCTGCTGCCGCCGGTGCCGCCTTCGGTGGCTCAGCTGGTGGTGTTAAGCGCGCCCTCAGTGGCCGGCGCTGCCCTCATCTGGCACGCCCACGAGTCCCGCCCCGACTATTACTTTGCCCTCTTCACCGACGGCGTGATGCTGCTCCAGTTTCTGGCCGTGTATGTAGCGGCTGGTCTGTAA
- the pafA gene encoding alkaline phosphatase PafA — protein MKKSLLLLLAATLAGSAFGQKKSTALARPKLVVGVVVDQMRYDYLYRYWSKYGRGGFRRLLGEGFSYENTHYNYVPTYTGPGHASIYTGTTPSFHGIVGNNWFERETGRGTYVTEDKTVQPVGGTAAAGQQSPRHMLTSTITDELRLATNFQSKVIGVCIKDRGSILPAGHAANGAYWYDGTNGAFITSTFYQNTLPEWVAKFNAENRAAKYLDKPWETLLPIGQYTESSPDDVAWEATFKGEAKPVFPHNLPQLSGALPAPVQGALAATGEKPQPARNLDLIRSTPFGNSLTLDFALEAVRAEQLGQRGQTDFLALSFSSTDYVGHQFGVNAIETEDTYLRLDQDIARLLDYLDRTVGKGQALVFLSADHAAAHSPGFLADHHLPGGSVGPKLMQDSIQQQLVRRHGAGQWVLDYENQQVYLNRPLIAEKKLSLRVVQDEVVDIASQLAGVNRAITADDLQKSHWESGMLMYLENGFYPKRSGDVMVVLQPGWLESYSYPVSKGTTHGSLNNYDTHVPLVFWGWHVKHGESSHPAKITDIASTLASWLHIQEPDGNTGTPLQAVLGR, from the coding sequence TTGAAAAAGAGCCTGTTATTGTTGCTGGCCGCCACGCTGGCGGGGTCTGCCTTCGGGCAGAAGAAGTCTACGGCGCTGGCCCGGCCCAAGCTGGTCGTGGGCGTGGTCGTGGACCAGATGCGCTACGACTACCTCTACCGCTACTGGAGCAAGTACGGCCGCGGTGGCTTCCGCCGGCTGCTGGGCGAAGGCTTCAGCTACGAAAACACCCACTACAACTACGTGCCCACCTACACCGGCCCGGGCCACGCCAGCATCTACACCGGCACCACGCCCTCGTTTCACGGCATTGTGGGCAATAACTGGTTTGAGCGCGAAACCGGCCGCGGCACTTATGTGACCGAAGACAAGACTGTGCAGCCGGTAGGCGGCACGGCCGCCGCCGGGCAGCAGAGCCCGCGCCATATGCTCACGAGCACCATCACCGACGAGTTGCGGCTGGCCACCAACTTCCAGAGCAAGGTGATTGGCGTCTGCATTAAAGACCGGGGCTCCATTCTGCCGGCCGGCCACGCCGCCAACGGCGCCTATTGGTACGACGGCACCAACGGGGCCTTCATCACCAGCACCTTCTACCAGAACACACTGCCCGAGTGGGTGGCGAAGTTCAACGCCGAAAACCGCGCCGCCAAGTACCTGGATAAGCCCTGGGAAACGCTGCTGCCCATCGGGCAGTACACCGAAAGCTCGCCCGACGATGTGGCCTGGGAGGCGACGTTTAAGGGTGAAGCCAAGCCGGTGTTTCCGCACAACCTGCCGCAGCTGAGCGGCGCGCTGCCCGCCCCGGTGCAGGGCGCGCTGGCCGCCACCGGCGAGAAGCCTCAGCCGGCCCGTAACCTCGACCTGATCCGGAGCACGCCCTTCGGCAACTCGCTCACGCTGGACTTTGCCTTGGAAGCCGTGCGCGCCGAGCAGCTGGGCCAGCGCGGCCAGACCGATTTTCTGGCCCTCAGCTTCAGCAGCACCGACTACGTGGGGCACCAGTTCGGGGTGAATGCCATTGAAACCGAAGATACCTACCTGCGCCTCGACCAGGATATTGCCCGCCTGCTTGACTACCTCGACCGCACCGTGGGCAAAGGCCAGGCGCTGGTGTTCCTCTCCGCCGACCACGCCGCCGCGCACTCGCCCGGCTTCCTCGCCGACCACCACCTGCCCGGCGGTTCGGTGGGGCCCAAGCTCATGCAGGATTCTATCCAGCAGCAGCTGGTGCGCCGGCACGGGGCCGGGCAGTGGGTGCTCGATTACGAAAATCAGCAGGTATACCTCAACCGCCCGCTTATTGCCGAAAAGAAGTTGAGCCTGCGCGTGGTGCAGGACGAAGTGGTGGACATTGCCAGCCAGCTGGCCGGCGTCAACCGCGCCATCACGGCCGACGATTTGCAGAAGTCGCACTGGGAAAGCGGCATGCTCATGTACCTCGAAAACGGCTTCTACCCCAAGCGCAGCGGCGACGTGATGGTGGTGCTGCAGCCCGGCTGGCTGGAGTCGTATAGCTACCCCGTGAGCAAGGGCACCACCCACGGCTCGCTCAACAACTACGACACCCACGTGCCGCTGGTGTTCTGGGGCTGGCACGTGAAGCACGGCGAGTCGAGCCACCCCGCCAAAATCACCGATATTGCATCTACCCTGGCCAGCTGGCTCCACATTCAGGAGCCCGACGGCAACACCGGCACGCCGCTGCAGGCCGTGCTGGGCCGGTAG
- a CDS encoding M949_RS01915 family surface polysaccharide biosynthesis protein — protein sequence MRQLLWLAAVALAACSTDPSTSAPDNDAAGSSPDSIVKLPAATMAAAFDSATVISLPPTQLPAGVPRLPGQVLELKQWTDINGRNLLVVTRTPARTLPARPDDPNETKSVSLYARQFVQRAESWQELWRLQDAVERCAFDTWLGPVPGAMSITDLDADGQTETTLLYRLVCRSDVSPAQQKLILREGAAKYALRGYSVVQYDAVPAAQRVPPTACCLDTIPPARLEVRYELLDGRYETEREFRLAPAAFLRFARQQWRRWSVEEEVEQL from the coding sequence ATGCGTCAACTTCTCTGGCTGGCGGCGGTAGCTCTGGCTGCTTGCTCCACCGATCCGAGTACATCAGCTCCCGACAATGACGCTGCAGGCAGCTCGCCCGATTCAATCGTGAAGCTGCCTGCTGCCACAATGGCCGCAGCCTTCGATTCGGCCACCGTAATCAGTCTGCCACCTACGCAACTGCCAGCCGGAGTACCGCGTCTGCCTGGCCAGGTGCTGGAGCTGAAACAATGGACGGATATTAATGGCCGGAACCTACTGGTCGTCACGCGTACTCCGGCGCGCACGTTACCCGCTCGTCCTGATGACCCCAACGAAACGAAGTCGGTGAGCCTGTATGCTCGCCAGTTTGTGCAGCGTGCCGAAAGCTGGCAGGAGCTCTGGCGGCTGCAGGATGCCGTGGAGCGGTGTGCGTTCGATACCTGGCTGGGTCCAGTGCCCGGGGCCATGTCCATTACCGACCTGGATGCTGATGGCCAGACAGAAACCACTTTGCTGTATCGGCTAGTCTGCCGTAGCGACGTGAGCCCGGCCCAGCAAAAGCTGATTCTACGTGAAGGAGCTGCCAAGTACGCCCTGCGCGGCTATTCAGTGGTGCAGTACGATGCTGTGCCAGCCGCCCAACGGGTGCCGCCCACAGCCTGCTGCCTGGATACGATTCCCCCGGCCCGACTGGAGGTGCGTTATGAACTGCTGGACGGACGCTATGAAACCGAACGGGAATTTCGGTTGGCCCCTGCTGCTTTTCTGCGTTTTGCCCGGCAGCAGTGGCGGCGTTGGTCGGTGGAGGAAGAGGTTGAGCAACTGTAA